One segment of Marinobacter sediminum DNA contains the following:
- a CDS encoding NAD(P)H-quinone oxidoreductase: MKAIKVTGGSLSWAPCDAIEELPANHVEIDVVWTAINRADLMQRAGIYPPPPGASDILGLEVSGRISTVGEAVTGFKPGDEVCALLTGGGYATKVMVPAVQVLPVPKGYSLEKAAAIPEVFATAWLNLYQEAGLKPGERMLLHAAASGLGTAVIQLATAFGNPVFATAGDEKKLEICRKLGASGVWNRNDGSFVDAVKSWGGVDMVLDPVGGAYIAEDQKVLNVDGRIVLIGLMGGRSAEVDLGVMLIKRHRLIGSTLRSRTLEDKGKVMQALHQHVWPLLSAGQIEPLIDSTWSIEQVEDAMAYVAENRNTGKVLLKIAE, from the coding sequence ATGAAAGCCATTAAGGTAACCGGTGGCTCCCTCAGTTGGGCGCCCTGTGACGCGATTGAAGAGCTGCCGGCAAACCACGTTGAAATCGATGTTGTCTGGACAGCCATTAATCGGGCTGATTTGATGCAACGGGCCGGAATCTATCCACCTCCACCGGGTGCCTCGGACATTCTGGGACTGGAGGTAAGCGGCCGCATTTCGACAGTAGGCGAAGCCGTGACCGGGTTCAAGCCTGGAGATGAGGTTTGTGCACTTCTTACCGGCGGCGGTTACGCGACAAAGGTGATGGTTCCCGCGGTACAGGTTTTGCCAGTTCCAAAAGGGTATTCTCTGGAAAAAGCCGCGGCCATCCCAGAGGTGTTCGCCACCGCATGGCTGAATCTGTATCAGGAAGCCGGCTTGAAGCCTGGTGAGCGCATGCTGTTGCATGCTGCTGCCAGTGGCCTGGGCACGGCAGTGATTCAGCTTGCGACGGCGTTCGGCAATCCCGTTTTTGCCACTGCTGGCGACGAGAAGAAACTGGAAATCTGTCGCAAGCTGGGGGCCAGTGGTGTCTGGAATCGGAATGACGGGTCGTTCGTGGATGCGGTGAAGAGCTGGGGTGGTGTTGATATGGTGCTCGACCCCGTTGGCGGCGCCTACATTGCCGAGGACCAGAAAGTCCTGAATGTGGATGGCCGGATTGTTCTGATCGGTCTGATGGGTGGTCGTTCTGCGGAAGTAGATCTTGGTGTCATGCTGATAAAGCGTCACCGCCTGATCGGTTCCACGCTCCGGTCCCGGACGCTAGAGGACAAGGGCAAGGTAATGCAGGCACTGCACCAGCATGTCTGGCCTTTGCTCAGTGCCGGGCAGATTGAGCCACTGATTGACAGCACCTGGTCGATTGAGCAGGTTGAGGATGCCATGGCTTACGTGGCGGAAAACAGGAATACCGGGAAGGTTCTGCTGAAAATCGCTGAGTAG
- the dapE gene encoding succinyl-diaminopimelate desuccinylase: MQTTDSPTLDLAIDLISRQSVTPDDAGCQDLMMSRLEPLGFSGEHLRFGDTDNLWARKGSEGPVLAFAGHTDVVPTGPEKNWGHPPFDPVIKEGYLYGRGAADMKGSLAAFITACERFVASYPDHRGSIALLITSDEEGPAQHGTVKVVETLEARNEKIDWCLIGEPSSTHEVGDVIKNGRRGSLHGYLTVHGVQGHVAYPHLAENPVHTVAPALDALANEFWDNGNDFFPPTTFQITRMEAGTGSNIIPGECLVHFNFRYCTENTAESLEERVVAILDRHNLKYELQWHLSGRPFLTDRGALVSASQDAIRTVTGRETELSTSGGTSDGRFIAPTGAQVLELGPINATIHKVDECVKAEDLNTLSDIYEQILIELLA; the protein is encoded by the coding sequence ATGCAAACAACTGATTCTCCAACTCTTGACCTCGCCATTGACCTGATCAGCCGGCAGTCCGTAACACCGGATGATGCCGGCTGTCAGGATTTGATGATGTCCCGGCTGGAACCGCTCGGCTTTTCAGGCGAGCATCTCCGTTTTGGTGACACTGATAATCTCTGGGCCCGCAAGGGCTCGGAGGGTCCGGTTCTGGCCTTTGCAGGACATACCGACGTAGTGCCCACCGGGCCGGAGAAAAACTGGGGCCACCCTCCATTTGATCCGGTCATCAAGGAGGGCTATCTCTATGGCCGTGGTGCGGCAGACATGAAAGGCAGCCTCGCTGCCTTTATCACTGCCTGTGAGCGATTTGTCGCGTCGTATCCCGATCACCGGGGATCCATTGCCCTGCTGATTACCAGTGATGAGGAAGGCCCCGCCCAACACGGTACAGTGAAGGTTGTTGAAACCCTGGAAGCCCGAAATGAGAAGATCGACTGGTGCCTGATCGGTGAGCCATCCAGCACCCATGAGGTCGGTGATGTCATCAAGAACGGTCGCCGCGGTTCACTCCACGGCTACCTGACTGTGCATGGCGTTCAGGGGCATGTGGCGTATCCGCACCTGGCAGAGAACCCGGTTCATACTGTGGCGCCAGCCCTGGATGCCCTGGCCAACGAGTTCTGGGACAACGGCAACGATTTCTTCCCGCCTACCACATTCCAGATCACCAGGATGGAAGCTGGGACGGGAAGCAATATCATCCCCGGTGAGTGCCTCGTGCATTTCAACTTCCGTTATTGCACGGAGAACACCGCGGAAAGCCTCGAAGAACGAGTGGTTGCCATTCTTGATCGTCACAACCTGAAATACGAGCTGCAGTGGCACCTCAGCGGCAGACCATTTCTGACCGACAGAGGTGCGCTGGTTTCCGCCAGCCAGGATGCCATTCGCACGGTGACTGGCAGGGAGACTGAGCTTTCGACATCTGGCGGGACGTCTGATGGCCGCTTCATTGCGCCAACCGGCGCTCAGGTTCTGGAGCTTGGTCCCATTAACGCCACTATCCATAAAGTGGACGAGTGCGTTAAAGCCGAGGACCTGAACACTCTGTCCGACATCTACGAACAGATCCTGATCGAACTGCTCGCCTAG
- a CDS encoding ArsC family reductase gives MKIYGIKNCDTVKKARKWLDEQGIAYEFHDFRKDGLDDALLSNWEEAVGWEILINRRGTTWRKLPDEVRDTISAQSAHDIMLENPSIIKRPVVEHEGSVSVGFKADEWAKQFSNA, from the coding sequence ATGAAGATCTACGGCATCAAGAATTGCGATACCGTCAAAAAGGCCCGAAAGTGGCTGGATGAACAAGGCATCGCCTACGAGTTTCACGACTTCAGAAAAGACGGGCTGGATGATGCCCTGCTGAGTAACTGGGAAGAAGCTGTCGGCTGGGAAATCCTGATCAACCGCCGTGGCACCACCTGGCGCAAACTTCCTGACGAGGTTCGTGATACCATTAGCGCCCAATCCGCCCATGACATCATGCTCGAGAACCCTTCGATCATTAAACGGCCGGTAGTCGAGCATGAAGGTTCTGTTTCTGTCGGCTTCAAGGCCGATGAATGGGCCAAACAGTTTTCCAACGCTTAA
- a CDS encoding tRNA-queuosine alpha-mannosyltransferase domain-containing protein, giving the protein MPEKTLSRKPRILLLSAYDAGSHRRWREQLVASQPKFEWHVLALPPRFFRWRIRGNALTWLNEPLLQEGWDLLLVTSMVDLASIRGFHPHLANTPALLYMHENQFAYPESEGQHASVDPQMVNLYSAIAAREVLFNSDWNRRSFLAGVERLFRKLPDGVPDGALDQLAAKSRVLPVPIEDRLFMDRGRPLQRQCPHLLWNHRWEYDKGPDRLALLLDELADLGQDFRLSVVGEQFRKQPDVFSTIRERHGSRIVNWGFLASRSDYDKLLTEADIVISTALHDFQGLSMLEAMASGCLALAPGRLAYPEYVPSSQLYESQPDDPVAEAKGAARALVRLLRSPVPSRPPSGWGLSRLSIAYENIIITTLEKHGVS; this is encoded by the coding sequence ATGCCCGAAAAGACACTTTCCCGAAAGCCCCGAATCCTGCTGCTTTCTGCCTATGACGCCGGAAGCCACCGGCGCTGGCGCGAACAGCTGGTGGCCAGTCAGCCGAAGTTCGAGTGGCATGTGCTTGCCCTCCCGCCACGATTTTTTCGTTGGCGGATTCGGGGCAATGCGCTGACCTGGCTGAATGAACCGCTTTTGCAGGAAGGCTGGGATCTCTTGTTGGTGACTTCCATGGTGGACCTTGCGTCAATCCGGGGTTTTCATCCGCACCTCGCCAACACGCCAGCGCTTCTTTACATGCACGAAAACCAGTTCGCGTACCCGGAATCCGAAGGGCAGCACGCCAGTGTAGACCCGCAAATGGTGAACCTTTATAGCGCCATAGCGGCCCGCGAGGTGCTGTTTAACAGCGACTGGAACCGGCGAAGCTTCCTGGCTGGTGTCGAGCGCTTGTTCAGAAAGTTGCCTGACGGCGTACCGGATGGAGCACTTGATCAGCTTGCCGCCAAATCCCGGGTCTTGCCGGTTCCCATTGAGGATCGCCTGTTTATGGACCGCGGCCGGCCATTGCAAAGGCAGTGCCCGCACCTGTTATGGAACCACCGGTGGGAGTATGACAAAGGCCCGGACAGGCTTGCTCTCTTGCTGGATGAGTTGGCCGACCTGGGGCAGGACTTCCGCCTCAGCGTTGTTGGCGAACAGTTCAGAAAACAACCGGACGTGTTCTCAACTATTCGCGAGCGGCACGGCAGCCGGATTGTAAACTGGGGTTTTCTGGCCAGCCGTTCCGATTACGACAAGCTGCTGACTGAGGCAGATATTGTCATCTCAACAGCCCTCCACGATTTTCAGGGATTGTCCATGCTGGAGGCCATGGCATCTGGCTGCCTGGCTTTGGCACCGGGTCGTCTGGCCTACCCCGAGTACGTGCCGTCGTCCCAGTTGTACGAGAGTCAGCCTGACGATCCGGTGGCCGAAGCCAAAGGCGCGGCGCGTGCTCTCGTCCGCTTATTGCGCAGCCCTGTGCCTTCGCGCCCGCCTTCCGGTTGGGGGTTGTCCCGGCTGTCAATCGCCTATGAAAATATCATCATTACAACCCTGGAAAAACATGGGGTATCCTGA
- a CDS encoding VOC family protein, with amino-acid sequence MQYLHTMIRVSNLDETLHFFCGLLGMKEISRKSSDKGRFTLVFLAAPEDEDRARQDRAPMIELTYNWDPEEYTGGRNFGHLAYRVDDIYALCEHLQANGVTINRPPRDGYMAFIRSPDNISIELLQKGEALPAKEPWASMENTGTW; translated from the coding sequence ATGCAATACCTCCATACGATGATTCGGGTCAGTAATCTGGATGAGACCCTGCATTTTTTCTGTGGCCTGCTGGGGATGAAGGAGATCAGTCGTAAGAGCAGCGATAAGGGCCGGTTTACCCTGGTGTTTCTTGCAGCACCTGAAGATGAAGATCGTGCCCGTCAGGATAGGGCTCCGATGATTGAACTCACCTACAATTGGGATCCCGAGGAGTATACCGGCGGCCGCAATTTTGGCCACCTGGCCTACCGGGTGGATGACATTTACGCCCTTTGCGAGCATTTGCAGGCCAACGGCGTCACGATCAATCGCCCGCCGCGGGATGGCTATATGGCTTTTATCCGTTCGCCGGACAATATCTCTATTGAACTGCTGCAGAAGGGTGAGGCGTTGCCCGCCAAAGAGCCCTGGGCCAGCATGGAGAACACCGGCACCTGGTGA
- the dapC gene encoding succinyldiaminopimelate transaminase gives MNPNLDRLHPYPFEKLTKLKAGISTPEHLTPISLGIGEPKHPSPGFVKQVIADNLDKLANYPTTKGTDELREAISQWATRRFHLKPGSLSPAENIVPVNGTREGIFSLVQSVVATSDKATVVSPNPFYQVYEGAAFLAGATPVYLPCDASNGFIPDFDNVPETVWQDCQVLFLCSPGNPSGSVIPREILVKVIELADRHDFIVASDECYSELYPDENNPPEGLLQACAAIGRDDFARCVVFHSLSKRSNLPGLRSGFVAGDSSILKGYLKYRTYHGCAMPIHNQLASIAAWQDEDHVRENRAAYRAKFEAVVPILREVMDVEFPDAGFYLWPKTPMDDETFARDLSAQQNVHVLPGRYLSRTVDGHNPGENRVRMALVAPLEECVEAAKRIVEFVKANKA, from the coding sequence ATGAATCCAAATCTGGACAGGCTCCACCCCTACCCTTTCGAGAAACTGACCAAGCTCAAAGCCGGCATCTCCACACCCGAGCATCTAACGCCTATTTCCCTGGGAATCGGAGAACCCAAGCATCCGTCGCCCGGATTCGTGAAGCAGGTTATCGCAGATAATCTGGACAAGCTCGCAAACTACCCGACCACCAAAGGCACCGACGAGTTGCGCGAAGCAATCAGTCAATGGGCTACCCGTCGCTTCCACCTCAAGCCCGGATCGCTGAGCCCGGCGGAGAATATCGTTCCGGTTAACGGCACCCGGGAGGGTATTTTTTCGCTGGTTCAGTCCGTTGTGGCCACAAGCGACAAAGCAACCGTTGTCAGCCCGAATCCGTTCTATCAGGTTTATGAAGGGGCAGCCTTTCTGGCGGGAGCCACGCCGGTTTACCTGCCTTGTGACGCATCAAACGGGTTCATTCCTGATTTTGACAATGTGCCAGAAACCGTCTGGCAAGATTGCCAGGTACTCTTCCTGTGCTCCCCGGGCAACCCGAGTGGTTCAGTGATCCCCCGCGAGATCCTGGTGAAAGTGATTGAGCTGGCTGATCGGCACGATTTCATTGTCGCTTCCGACGAATGTTATTCGGAGCTTTATCCGGACGAGAACAATCCCCCTGAAGGGCTGCTCCAGGCCTGTGCGGCGATCGGCCGGGATGATTTCGCCCGTTGCGTGGTGTTCCACAGCCTGTCCAAGCGCAGCAACCTGCCAGGGCTCCGCTCGGGCTTCGTAGCCGGAGATTCCAGTATCCTCAAAGGTTACCTGAAGTACCGCACCTATCACGGCTGCGCCATGCCGATCCACAATCAGCTGGCCAGCATTGCAGCCTGGCAGGATGAGGATCACGTGCGAGAGAACCGGGCGGCCTACCGCGCGAAATTTGAAGCAGTGGTACCGATTCTTCGCGAGGTCATGGATGTCGAGTTTCCGGACGCAGGCTTCTATCTATGGCCGAAAACGCCCATGGACGACGAGACCTTTGCCCGCGACCTGTCTGCCCAGCAGAACGTGCACGTGCTTCCCGGGCGCTACCTCTCCCGAACAGTGGATGGCCACAATCCGGGAGAGAACCGGGTGCGCATGGCCCTGGTCGCTCCTCTGGAAGAATGCGTAGAAGCAGCAAAACGCATCGTCGAATTTGTAAAGGCAAACAAGGCATGA
- a CDS encoding NADP-dependent oxidoreductase, giving the protein MSEYKNRAVVLKQRPQGEIQDGDLVMEERPVRTPNEGEVVAQILWLSLDPYMRPRMNDAKGYMDPIGIDEPIVGESVARVVESRSEKLKVGDLVTCYSGWQEYVTFPADAPMVYKIHQKDNVPLQTYLGVAGMPGRTGYCGLMYVGMPKAGETVVVSAASGPVGTVVGQTAKTEGCRVVGVAGGPEKCNFVVNELGFDACVDYKAGNLEADLKAACPDGIDIYFENVGGAVTRAVAPLLNNGARVPICGFVSAYNATDMASVETPFHVLKALDPVPEHRFFLVTEWQDKHQEITSILTSRIAAGELKYRETVAEGLENAVDAFKGMLKGKNFGKQLVHIAD; this is encoded by the coding sequence GTGAGCGAATATAAAAACCGCGCAGTTGTACTCAAGCAACGCCCGCAAGGGGAAATTCAGGACGGCGATCTGGTGATGGAAGAGCGCCCGGTGCGCACGCCCAACGAGGGCGAGGTTGTCGCTCAGATACTCTGGCTGTCTCTCGACCCTTACATGCGCCCACGTATGAATGACGCCAAGGGCTATATGGACCCCATCGGCATTGATGAGCCGATAGTCGGCGAGAGCGTGGCGCGGGTGGTGGAATCCAGATCCGAAAAGCTCAAGGTTGGTGATCTGGTAACCTGTTATTCAGGCTGGCAGGAATATGTCACTTTCCCCGCAGACGCTCCGATGGTCTACAAGATTCACCAGAAGGACAACGTTCCCCTGCAAACGTACCTGGGCGTTGCCGGCATGCCGGGCCGCACAGGCTATTGTGGCCTGATGTACGTTGGCATGCCAAAAGCTGGTGAAACGGTCGTCGTCTCTGCCGCATCCGGTCCCGTGGGTACGGTCGTCGGCCAAACGGCCAAAACCGAAGGCTGCCGTGTCGTCGGCGTCGCTGGTGGCCCGGAGAAATGTAACTTCGTAGTCAACGAACTGGGCTTTGACGCCTGTGTGGACTACAAGGCAGGAAATCTGGAAGCGGACCTGAAGGCAGCTTGTCCGGACGGGATTGATATCTATTTTGAGAACGTTGGCGGTGCCGTAACCCGCGCCGTTGCGCCGCTACTGAACAACGGGGCCCGGGTGCCCATTTGCGGCTTTGTGTCCGCCTATAACGCAACGGACATGGCCAGCGTGGAAACACCGTTCCACGTGCTCAAGGCCCTGGACCCGGTCCCCGAGCATCGCTTCTTCCTTGTCACCGAATGGCAGGACAAGCATCAGGAAATCACCAGCATTCTGACCTCCCGCATCGCGGCCGGTGAACTGAAGTACCGGGAAACTGTGGCGGAAGGCCTGGAAAACGCAGTTGATGCCTTCAAAGGTATGTTGAAAGGCAAGAACTTTGGCAAGCAACTGGTCCATATCGCGGACTGA
- the dapD gene encoding 2,3,4,5-tetrahydropyridine-2,6-dicarboxylate N-succinyltransferase produces MSFAFGIGIGTQNKQGEWLEVFYQQPVMTPDNTLMEVVRNVVDYQGGNQAISASSETLSQLANALRQAGQTDQATLAEKAANSKSPVVVTILDSDDTASSTPEVYLKLHLISHRMAKPHGLKLDGIFGLLPNLAWTNEGAIDLAELSDRQLQARIEGRTLEVKSVDKFPQMTDYVVPKGIRIADTARVRLGAYVGEGTTVMHEGFINFNAGTEGTSMIEGRISAGVMVGKGSDLGGGCSTMGTLSGGGNIIIAVGENCLIGANAGIGIPLGDRCKVEAGLYITAGTKVALLDDNNELVEVIKARDLANQQDLLFRRNSQTGAVECKTNKSAIELNEELHANN; encoded by the coding sequence ATGAGCTTTGCATTCGGTATCGGAATCGGCACCCAGAACAAACAGGGCGAATGGCTGGAAGTATTCTACCAGCAGCCGGTCATGACACCCGATAACACCCTGATGGAAGTGGTTCGTAACGTCGTTGATTATCAGGGTGGTAACCAGGCCATCAGCGCCTCCTCCGAAACACTCAGCCAGCTTGCAAATGCCCTGCGGCAGGCAGGTCAGACAGACCAGGCAACACTCGCCGAAAAAGCTGCGAACAGCAAAAGCCCCGTCGTTGTGACCATTCTGGACAGCGATGATACGGCCTCCAGCACCCCCGAGGTATACCTGAAGTTGCACCTGATTTCCCATCGCATGGCCAAACCCCACGGTTTGAAGCTGGATGGCATCTTTGGCCTGCTGCCGAACCTCGCCTGGACCAACGAAGGCGCGATCGACCTGGCTGAGCTGTCGGACCGCCAACTTCAGGCCCGGATTGAAGGCCGTACCCTGGAAGTGAAGTCTGTCGACAAGTTCCCGCAAATGACCGACTACGTAGTGCCCAAAGGCATTCGCATTGCGGATACCGCTCGGGTCCGTCTCGGCGCGTATGTCGGTGAGGGCACCACCGTGATGCATGAAGGCTTTATCAACTTCAATGCCGGCACTGAAGGTACCAGCATGATTGAAGGCCGCATTTCCGCTGGCGTCATGGTTGGCAAGGGTTCCGACCTCGGCGGCGGCTGCTCAACCATGGGCACGCTGTCCGGTGGTGGCAACATCATCATTGCCGTTGGTGAGAACTGCCTGATTGGCGCCAATGCAGGTATCGGCATTCCCCTGGGCGACCGCTGCAAGGTTGAAGCCGGCCTCTACATCACTGCCGGTACCAAAGTCGCCTTGCTGGACGACAACAACGAGCTGGTGGAAGTGATCAAGGCCCGGGATCTGGCCAACCAGCAAGACCTGCTGTTCCGTCGCAACAGCCAGACCGGCGCCGTAGAGTGCAAAACCAACAAGTCCGCCATTGAGCTGAACGAAGAGCTGCATGCAAACAACTGA
- a CDS encoding cold-shock protein, with amino-acid sequence MRNPAKAILVAIMIAIPAPFILGFLLVSFTPELFQILSQSQTNELASNTSFVLGSAQGIAAYIIALVIFALAGFLAIALSAKQKNAQRSSSGAGTRSQNQKQQQNQSFSDDDEGDYDENSPEGDEEGTVKWFNVKKGFGFIVRDSGDEVFVHFRAIRGRGRRVLRQGQLVRFSVVEADKGLQADNVSILSD; translated from the coding sequence ATGCGTAATCCAGCCAAAGCGATCCTTGTTGCTATTATGATCGCTATTCCCGCACCGTTTATCCTCGGCTTCCTGCTGGTTTCCTTTACACCGGAACTGTTTCAGATCCTCTCGCAATCCCAGACGAATGAGCTGGCCAGTAACACATCGTTCGTACTTGGCAGTGCCCAGGGTATCGCCGCGTACATCATTGCTCTGGTGATTTTCGCCTTGGCCGGCTTCCTGGCTATCGCCTTGTCAGCCAAACAGAAAAACGCACAGCGCAGCTCATCCGGCGCAGGTACTCGCTCTCAGAACCAGAAGCAGCAGCAGAACCAGAGCTTCAGTGATGATGACGAAGGCGACTACGACGAGAACAGCCCGGAAGGTGATGAAGAAGGTACCGTAAAGTGGTTTAACGTCAAGAAAGGCTTCGGCTTTATCGTTCGCGACAGCGGTGATGAAGTTTTTGTTCATTTCCGCGCCATTCGCGGCCGTGGTCGTCGTGTTCTGCGCCAGGGTCAGTTGGTACGCTTCAGTGTTGTTGAAGCAGACAAAGGCCTGCAGGCAGACAATGTGTCTATCCTGAGTGACTGA
- a CDS encoding DUF1853 family protein, translating into MDANTSSKEILSFSHPAVRHLAWLCNAPQLITTSALFEPGQYLPPDYLEILQGWDQKPETAPALLREPPQRRLGFYFERLYEVLLSDLLGWKILLKNEQIQSDGQTLGELDFVVHNLTDDRIEHHEIAIKYYLGVPGTGGEALWFGPNARDRLDLKSDRLVNHQSKRTQKPETLELLAKHDITGPLLARIFMPGYLFYPLSRPISAPRTAPTNHLRGWWAYADEISETETSAWVQLHKPHWVGPWRQSESPQVHESKAALTLINQDQIPRLFAELGYDQASNTWREQRRLFIVPRSWPTGSDADS; encoded by the coding sequence ATGGATGCAAACACCTCAAGCAAAGAAATTCTCTCGTTCAGCCACCCGGCGGTCAGGCACCTCGCCTGGCTATGCAATGCTCCCCAGCTTATTACTACCTCAGCCCTCTTTGAGCCCGGCCAATACCTGCCCCCCGATTATCTGGAAATACTCCAGGGCTGGGACCAGAAACCGGAGACTGCACCGGCTTTGCTCCGGGAGCCTCCCCAGCGGAGACTCGGATTCTACTTCGAGCGGCTTTATGAAGTACTGCTGTCAGACCTGCTCGGCTGGAAAATACTGCTCAAAAACGAGCAAATCCAGTCTGACGGGCAAACGCTGGGCGAGCTCGATTTCGTTGTTCATAACCTGACAGACGACCGGATTGAACACCACGAGATTGCCATCAAGTATTATCTCGGCGTTCCGGGCACGGGCGGCGAAGCCCTCTGGTTCGGGCCCAACGCCCGGGACCGGCTGGACCTTAAGAGCGACCGGCTGGTCAACCACCAGAGCAAGCGCACCCAAAAGCCCGAGACACTAGAGCTGTTGGCAAAGCACGACATAACCGGTCCGCTATTGGCGCGGATTTTCATGCCCGGATATCTGTTTTACCCTTTGAGCCGGCCCATCTCTGCACCACGCACCGCGCCCACAAATCACCTTCGTGGCTGGTGGGCATATGCCGACGAGATCAGCGAGACCGAAACCTCAGCCTGGGTACAGTTGCACAAGCCGCACTGGGTTGGCCCCTGGCGCCAGTCAGAATCCCCGCAAGTGCATGAGTCCAAGGCGGCACTGACTTTGATCAATCAGGATCAAATCCCTCGCCTGTTTGCAGAGCTTGGGTATGATCAGGCCAGCAACACGTGGCGTGAGCAAAGACGATTATTCATCGTTCCACGTTCCTGGCCTACTGGGTCAGACGCTGACAGTTGA
- a CDS encoding SlyX family protein, with translation MSQKDLEARLDDLETRLAFQDDIINTLSEQVAKQELELRELWEAKQLMHKQLKEVSPSNIKREEEETPPPHY, from the coding sequence ATGAGTCAGAAAGACCTGGAAGCACGACTCGATGACCTGGAAACGCGGCTAGCGTTTCAGGATGACATCATAAATACACTGAGCGAGCAGGTGGCAAAGCAGGAATTGGAGCTGCGCGAACTTTGGGAGGCGAAGCAATTGATGCACAAGCAGCTTAAAGAAGTCTCCCCCTCCAACATCAAACGCGAGGAGGAGGAAACGCCCCCTCCTCACTATTGA